The sequence CCCGAGCTGCCGACGCAGACGGGGGACGTCAACCTCTCCGACGTCCGGGTGACGAAGGAGGGCATCCACGTCCGTCTGGAGGGGGACGGCGTGGGGGTGAGCACGAAGTAACGGGGCGGGGCTGGGCGCCGAGCAGGGCGGGACGCGGGCTCAGCGCCGGGCGGGGCGGGGCGGGACGCGGGGCATCACCCCCCAGCCCCGCCAGACCGCCGCCCCGGTCGGCGCCACGCCCCGGGCTCGCGCCTGGCCGCCGCCCCCGGTCGGCGCCACGCCCCCGGACCACGTCCCGCCAGAGCCCTGACCGCGTCCCGCCAGAGCCCCGTACCGCACCCCACCCGGTCCCCCGCCCCACTCCCCCTCCCGTCGGCGAACCGTCGGCGACCCGTTCGCGAACCGCCCGCGACCTGCCCCGCCAGGGGCAACCCGCCATACCTTCACGGTTCAACTCCCGTTCACTCTTCCCGGAACGCCTGGTCACTTCCGCTGCCTACTTTCGGCCTCACGAGGTTCGCAAAGACCCCGACCAAGCCACCGCCGAGCCCTTCCGCAGGGTCCCGGCTCCCGGAAGGAACACCCCAACAGTGAAGCTTCAGCGCAAGAACCGGCTGCGGGCGCTCTCCCTCGGCGTCGTCGCCGTGTCCGGCGCCCTGGCCCTCACGGCGTGCGGCTCGGACGACACGAGCAGCGGCCCCGGCAACGGCGACACGAGCAAGGACAGCTCGGCCGCCGCCGCGCCCTCCTCGTCCTCGGACATCGACTGCTCGGACGCCAAGGGCGAGCTGCTCGCCTCGGGGTCCAGCGCGCAGCAGAACGCGATCGACGCCTGGGTGAAGAGCTTTACGGCCGCGTGCAAGGACGTGCGGATCAACTACTCCCCGGACGGCTCGGGCGCCGGTGTGACCGCCTTCCTCCAGGGCCGTACCGCCTTCGCCGGCTCGGACTCCGCGCTCAAGCCGGAGGAGATCACCAAGTCCGCCGACGTCTGCAAGGACTCGCAGGCCATCGACCTGCCCATGGTCGGCGGCCCCATCGCGATCGGCTACAACGTCCCGGGCGTCGACAACCTCGTCCTCGACGCGAAGACCCTCGCGCACATCTTCGACGGCAAGATCTCCACCTGGAACGACAAGGAGATCAAGGCCCTCAACCCGGACGCGAAGCTCCCGTCCACGAAGATCCAGGCGTTCCACCGCTCGGACGAGTCCGGCACGACGGACAACTTCACGAAGTACCTGAAGGCCGTCGCCCCCGGTGACTGGAAGTACGAGGGCGGCAAGGCGTGGCAGGCCAAGGGCGGCCAGTCCGCCCAGGGCTCCTCCGGCCTCGCGCAGCAGGTCAAGCAGACGGCCGGCGCGATCTCGTACTTCGAGCTGTCCTACGCGACCGACGGCATCAAGACCGTCGACATCAAGACGAAGGCCGCCGAGCCGGTCAAGGCCACGACGGAGAACGCCTCGAAGGCGATCGCCGCCGCTAAGGTCGCCGGCAAGGGCAAGGACCTCGCCCTGGAGCTGGACTACAACCCCTCCGCCGACGGCGCCTACCCGATCACCCTCGTGACGTACGAGATCGCCTGCGAGAAGGGCAACAAGGCGGAGAGCCTGCCCGCCACGAAGTCCTTCCTCAACTACATCGCGAGCGAGGACGGCCAGGGCCAGCTCGCCGACGCCGGCTACGCCCCGATCCCGGACGCGATCA comes from Streptomyces sp. Tu6071 and encodes:
- the pstS gene encoding phosphate ABC transporter substrate-binding protein PstS — translated: MKLQRKNRLRALSLGVVAVSGALALTACGSDDTSSGPGNGDTSKDSSAAAAPSSSSDIDCSDAKGELLASGSSAQQNAIDAWVKSFTAACKDVRINYSPDGSGAGVTAFLQGRTAFAGSDSALKPEEITKSADVCKDSQAIDLPMVGGPIAIGYNVPGVDNLVLDAKTLAHIFDGKISTWNDKEIKALNPDAKLPSTKIQAFHRSDESGTTDNFTKYLKAVAPGDWKYEGGKAWQAKGGQSAQGSSGLAQQVKQTAGAISYFELSYATDGIKTVDIKTKAAEPVKATTENASKAIAAAKVAGKGKDLALELDYNPSADGAYPITLVTYEIACEKGNKAESLPATKSFLNYIASEDGQGQLADAGYAPIPDAIIAKVRETITSLS